Proteins from a genomic interval of Indicator indicator isolate 239-I01 unplaced genomic scaffold, UM_Iind_1.1 iindUn_scaffold_321, whole genome shotgun sequence:
- the GOLT1A gene encoding vesicle transport protein GOT1A, with the protein MVALSDFQRIGVGLVGFGLFFVLFGVLLYFDSVLLAFGNILFLSGLVFIIGFKRTFTFFFQRSKMKGTSFFLGGVIIVLMRWPLLGMLVEAYGFIDLFRSFFPVAFGFLGSLVNIPLLSKLLQKMEDSSSMV; encoded by the exons ATGGTAGCTCTGAGCGACTTCCAGA GGATCGGCGTGGGACTGGTTGGCTTTGGCCTCTTCTTCGTCCTCTTTGGGGTCCTCCTGTACTTCGACTCAGTGCTCCTGGCCTTTGGGAAC ATCCTCTTCCTCTCTGGCTTGGTCTTCATCATCGGCTTCAAGAGGACTTTCACCTTCTTCTTCCAGCGCTCAAAGATGAAGGGCACCAGCTTCTTCTTGGGTGGGGTCATCATTGTCCTCATGAGGTGGCCCCTCCTGGGCATGCTGGTGGAGGCTTATGGCTTCATCGACCTCTTCAG GAGTTTTTTCCCAGTGGCTTTTGGGTTCCTGGGCTCCCTGGTAAACATCCCTCTGCTGAGCAAG CTCTTGCAGAAGATGGAagacagcagctccatggtGTGA